gataagtttaaacacgccaggcgtgtggggccgcatgctcgtagcgcctgtttcgaatacgcttcaccagtgctgaaaacacgcctagcgtgtaatcctgccgcactcgtgtaccgtatttgttaatgttaggcagcagtcaacgtgttaATATCTTCAATGAACAGAATCCGACCCGATAGTTagatataaagataaattagtCAGATATTGATACTAGAACCAATATTATTTAAGGTACGACGCCTTTGTTTTTAAGAAGGCTTGGGCCTCAGCAGCGAGCATTATTGCGTAATACGTTGGGGTAAAAAGAAAAAGCCATAGGAGTAAAATCACATAATGTAATGTACCCTAAAATACAGAACACCACTATTAGATATCCTAAAATTAGAgtatattaatttgtatttatatttaaattgctttgcAGTAAATGCTAAATTAGGTGATCAATTTTATCTTTGTCGTGTAGGTAGTAGCAAGGTAAGTGCAGTCATAGCGTCAGGGAATAGCGAGTGGTAATTTATAAGGGGCACGTATGCTGCAGTAATCACTCTTCCAGCAAACCATCTGCCGTGCAGCGAGTTAACAGAGGCCACAGCTGTTGCTATCGTAGGGCACTTGCAATACACATTCCCTTGCGGAGAGGCTTTGTCTACATAAACATGTAACACACCCCCGTGTTTATTACATTCACTGATGACGTCATCTCTGATTTCTATATCCCAGCTTGGATTTGACTCTCTGAAACgataagattttaataaatatcatttaaagtttttgttttaaattttgtagtCAAATGAACgagaattaatgaattttgaatgattaAGATTAACTTACGAGGCTGGGTCGAACATATTGTTGAGCATAAAACATTGTGTGGCAATCGGCGGCGCTACTTGGGGTTGTGCAGCGACTAAGGTAGATCCTGCTCCCATGAGAACTGACGCAGCGGCTGGAGGTATCTAGGAACAAAAACATATACTTATAGTTCAtgcaaaattttcttttatcaaaatataccgGTTGCTGTGACccacttctttttttattccactacaaactAGCTTTTGACGGCAATCTTATCTATCTctgatggtaagagatgatTTAGTCTAAGATATATATcggatggtaacaggctaacctgataggggtatggcagttatatgtatatttcatccACATACAACTTCTGCGTGGCTAGCATAGGTAggagtaaaaattatattccctgacaAGGAATAAAATTTACATGTCCACCTTCCAAAGCAAGGCAACAGGGAAAAAGAGAAGTTTAGCCCGTTAATTATcccacttatattatttggatattctTTCAACACCTGCTCCAAaactcggagagttgataaagttttaaaggagatataattttgtcctttccccgggggaaaaaatgtctcctgtccatgctagccgtgctaagTAGATTTATACTAATAACATTCTTATTTCACTATCTAGCGTATCGCCGCCTGTTGCCCGTCACATTAGGAGTCGGGCAACAGGCGGTGTAAACGTGATGTTAAGTAGGCCTACCTCAAGAATTGCGCTAtcaaatgtaatgtaatgtttacttttatatgaTTTCATTTAGTATTTAACTCTTtaggaatgaattaaaaaatataatacagttGTAGCTGAGCGTGTGTCAAATAAACAATGTGTAAACCGAATTACAAATATTGAAGGATgtacaagtatatttcataaggaatcacccagtaaaaatataaaatcaaaagaagcatattaataTTTCCAAACAAACGAATAGAACATTCGAAGTGTTTTACAAACCTATTAAAGATGAAAGACAGACACGCGCATAATACTTAGGCTACGCTATGTGACAGGATTCgcagtggtttattcaaaactattaggttttcagtttcacagataagtctcaaagacagtacataatgtacctctaaagtctgtattatttcagttttcactTAGACGTTGTATATGTTTCTGCCTACTTTTACTAATGCAAGTAACTTACTTGTAAACCAGTGCCTTCAGCTAACTTGAACATAAGTTGCAAGCGTCCAGTGGCCCCAAGGTCGACACCGGCCCGATCCAGCTCGTCAGCATCGAAGCGCGTACTAGACCCTCCGTCCGTTCTTTCAGTTACATTACCCACTTTCATTGGCCGTCCGGCTAGTTCAAATCCGTTTAATTGCTCCATTGCCTTTTTTGCATCTGCAGCATGATGAAACTAAAAGTTGTATAAACATTTGTACCATAGGGCGTCAGAAACTTCACTCTAAGCATACCTTGAAATAAAGTTTCCGTTACTTAAGTGTGTAGACAAAAAttccaataaagaaaataagatTTTCGAAGAAAAAGCGTGGGGCATCTCAATCTTTGGGAGACGAAACATTCTTATAACCGACGAAACTGGGCACTTGTGAAATCTATGTATAACAGATTGGACGTACACATACAACACATTATACAATTGTTTTACACGTAAAAATTCAGGTTATTTCATTTGATTCAATGGTGGgcagttattttttaatgacagaTACTGTGCCGAATCACAGCTATCCCCTACCAATCTCAGTATCAACGAAtgtgtttgttaaaaaaataccttttaatcCAGATTATTATAAACAACTTACTGTTAGGAATCCATAACCTTTACTCTTTCCTGTGTCAGGATCAGTCATAAGTTGAATGTGGTCAATTTTTCCGAATGGTTCAAATATTCCTCTTAACATGtcttcattaatattaaaatgcagTGATCCTACATATAACCTAGTTGGTCCATTGCTAGTCTTTGGTGCTAGATTCGGCAATGTGTTACCTACTCTATTTTTCTCTGCCTGAGTATGTTGAACAATAATAGGAATACCCAATAACTTCTGTCCGGTTAGACCAAGAGCCTGAAAACGTAACGGAAAATTAGTAAGATATATTACTAAACAAAGAAAACatactttaagtatttatttaccaatGGCACAGACTCTGCATCTTTAAACTCAATGTATGCGATTCCTTTAAATCTCCTGGTCTTGTTACATGTGATAAGCCTAACATCCCTAACTTTGCCAACAGATGAGAAAAATTCTTCTAAATCTTTAGCTCTAATGCGCTGCGATAACTGCATACAAAATACAGTTCGCAAATCTCTTTCTTCTGGTGGCAAATCTTCTAGCTTAGGTTCTACTCCCCTAGATTTCGATCTGTATTCTGTTCTTTCCGGTTCACGGACTTTTTCCTCTTCACGAACTTTTTCTTTTTCGCGGCTCCGCTCTCTTCGTGATAAATGTTTGTCGCGGCTTTTTTCCCTATCTTTACTACGTTCTCTTTCTTTATCCTTGCTACGCCGTTTTTCCCTTTCTCTTTCACGTTCTCTATCCTTATCGCGGTCCCGGTCCCTATCTCTATTGCTGCGGTCCTTGTCCCTATCTCGACGATCTCTATCCCCCCTATCGCGGTCCCGGTCTTTTCTGTCATCTCTTTCTTTTGAACGACGTACGTCTCGATCACGTGATTTTCTTCGGTCTCTGGATCGGCTCCGTCTAAATTaggaaaacatttattatttaatccttatattttatttaaaattataaatgtaaaagtgtgtccGTGTTATCCATGTTCTGCTCAACCGTTAAACCAATTTTGATGtaatttggcacacatgtagATGGacgcatcctggagatggacatatgATACTTATCCCAGAAAAGTTGCtggtaaaatttataattatggctTGACTGCTCAACTTATCCcagtgaaattttgcataggaatagtttgcatcctggagacggccaTGGTATACATTTTATCCAAGGAAAATTAACGGTTCCCGCAGGAGTTTTAAACAACCCAAAATAATAGCGGAATAAGACACGGGCAAAATCAAATACTCAATTCAATAATTCAtggtaatgttaaaaaatatttagtttttaggtTACCTTCGGTTGCTCTCCTTTTCTCTGTCTCTGTGCTTGTCAGAATACTTGTCCGAGCGATGTTTTGAAGAGGAAGTGTTATCCTGTCACACAAAGCACAAGGTAGAAGCAGCGCCACAGCAACACACGCcgagtgaataaataaaattgcattagTTGAATGAATTGACTGAGAGGTATCTGTGCACTTTCCATAATCACATTCTAGAGCAAAATGTCATCATTCAAAATGCACAGATATTGTTTGTTTCCTATTCTACAGACGACAGCTCTCACAACAAAGTTTGGTCCTATTGGTGGTTCTTAAAGATGGGTCCCTGGTCTACACTTACCATTCGGCAAACCACTGACTAAGGATGTACACAGCACTAACATCACACAGGGATACTTCTGCAAAAGATTTACGACCCATCAGCGCATGGCTTTTTGGAATTTGTAATACTTGACTGTATTTAAATTGCAATTTaccacataaataattttataaatattttatgaaaacttaAGATATAAATTAAGTGGAAAAAAGTAATTATAGTTGTCGATACCTCATTCTGTTCAGGTCGGTGAAGTAAGCTGGACTATTACCACAAAGTTCTATAAATACAAGAAATGATTCTTATATGTAACTGTTTCACAGTTCTTAGCATGTAACTGTTCAATGATGTCGCTAGTTTTATTAGTCTTGATAAGGCTTCATGAATAACTTGTACATTGTTGATCAGTTACAGGAAAGAATTTTATATCAGTAAAAACCAGCACCaatgtttaaaatttcattaaatacaaaaaatagtgGCCacatttagttgtagtttaagAGAGcaatatcgattttattaaatcattttcatttttatgatACATATGCATATGCCTAAACATTTTGTATGTGTATCTTACTTGTGCCAAAATTAAGTAGTGGTTAAGGATTTGGGACATTTTTGTAAGGAGCCTAGTACACCTACAATCGGCTATTTTTGATGAACTTGTCGGAAGGtcagttatttaattaagttagaTAACatctaaacaaacaaaaatattcttaaatatgTACTATCGCTTCATCacattgtaataaaaacttttatactattttttgtCGTACCCAGTGAATCAGTGAACCGTAAATAGGTAGGTTGAGCCTGATGTGAAATCGGCGTACTAAtataaaaagagagagagataacTACGCAGCTCTCGCTCGCCACATTTTTGCGTTGGTTTGAAAGTGTTTTGACAAGAGTCGTGATCTGTATTTAAACTTATAGACAAACGGCTATCCGCGAGCTGCAGTTGCAACAACAACAAgatgaaacattttttaatgttttattttatttaataatatatttaggaAAATGAAAAGGGGCAATAAAACGTTAACTGGTGcttattaagtaatatttcCAACAAGTTGCCAAAATAGGTTGTTAATGCTAGAAATTTTATAGAAATTACCCTTCAAAAAAATACTGAATAGTTAAATCCCTCTTATTCTATAACATATAAAATAGCCCTTATGGATCGAGGGACACAACAAGAAACCCTGGAAACCAGGGAGCCTAGAGGCACACACACTGATTCATGTCAGGTAAGAATATAGGATGTTGAATATTTGAAATAGACAGAAAGCATACATTGAAAACTGGATGTCTAAGCCCCCATATTCCAAGCAAAGGTCTTCACAATAATTGAAAGTCCGGAAACCTGCCTGCTAAACTACTATGCTATGTTAACAAAACACAGTTAATGGTTATTTTCTTGTAGCCTTGGCAGTTTGAACTATTAAAAATTgtccaattttattatttgactaaGGTACCTTTTTAAGAATATTGATACTTGTTTGGtttcatagtttttttaaagtatatttacaaCGATGTGAAAAATGGCTGATGTAAGTATACAATTAATGTCCCATGCCCTTTGtgaatttattaaagttattaaattggGATATGATTTGAACAATTACAATTTCAACAAAATttagtaacaaatatacaagtTGTAAACTGTACATAATACAGAaagcttttatatttaaattaaaaaatacttcaagAAATGTTAGATGGAGatacttttttaaatcaatttctaACTACTTATGTACCTAACAttgtaaactaatattttaatttaaacttatatgtatattcaataCAAAATACATGAATGTAATTTACTTGTTGAAATAACTTgtagaatgaaataaaatggatGATATTAATCTAATTtcagaataataaatgtaaaatttcttgttgctaaagttaaaaattacaaataggtAATCTTAAGTTTATAAAACAGTAGCAATAACTTACCGATTTAATGTATGGTGCTTCTAACATAGCCTCTACATCCAAATCCTCAGCcattctaaaataatataataaggtaCTGTCAGTAAAATTGTGAGAACTACTTATCAATGGCAATGTTAGGCAACATTTATTTGAAAGGGTCTAAAAGGTCTTAAATCTACCTATATGTGGATGTTGGatcctttttgttttattatctcCAATGAATGTACTATTCATTGGACATAATAAGTGAAAGCTGTAATCTCAAGTGAGAATACAAATCTTGCAAAATGGCACACAGGGGATGGCAGGGTTAAGCcttttatctttacttatattaaatatgtatgtaactATTTATTAACACCAACGCATATATATACAAAGAGATTCCTGTGACAAtcttaaaacaaagaaatatgtATCCTGCTAGTACcagttaaaaaatatgaagTACATAAGGTAAAGATCAAAATGCTTTGACCTAGGATCCCCAATGTGCCTCAGCCCTAAAAATGCCAGAGGTTTCACCAATCAGATCATAGAGCTGTcttgtaaaaaaatcaattGATTCCATGCCATACCATACCAACCATATTTACTGGACAACTTGAATATGtggaaaaataactattttcaaGGTTCACACCTGGTTACTACTTATGCTTATGCAAAGATTTGTATAAGCATAAGAATGCATGAACCcaattatagttatcaaaaagttaataaatggGGGGCACAGTTTATGAGTTTTGTTATTGCAATATAATGCAATATCTGAATATATTTgacatattaaattttaactacattgAGATTGATTTCTAATGTATGTATGGAAGGTAACACAGTATATGTTATATTCAGTTTAACTATTAGAACTTTACAATAttaccaaatttaaaattaaaacttactaaactaataataactaattaaaCGATGAATAAGTAAAACAATGAAAAGTATAACTGATGTGATTCTAAATGTTACCTATACCAAAAGTTATCAGTAACTAAGTCTATAAACTTTtacataggtacctatttgtatcatctttttttaatttccagatGAAAACAGAGTAAGTTGGGCAGTGTCGAATGGTTTCTGGCATTATAATCATCGTCGCATAACCCCAACACAACGTGTCTGTAGTTATTTCATAACAGTATAACCAGAAGGAACTAAATGTTCAATTAAATACCTAACTATGGAGTCAGAACGCAAATAAGTATAGCGTgggacattattattttaacgctTTGTGGAACCTACACTCTGCATTCGGATGAACTGTAAGACTTCAGTAATATCAGTAAATAACTACAAGTGGACTTTAACACAAATGGAGTATTTCTATCATCCTATGCGTTTAAATAACGATTGCATTAAAAATTGTCTGAGTTTAGTTACgaagttttaaataacaaaaaaaaaataacgaagctgtgataattaatatttataaagcatACAAAATGGCGTACTACTAGATTATTCCACGCCGAGCAATGAGCATGCCTTAATCACAGTAAAATGATCCTTTACAATACCTGAAATATGCTTGATTCCGAAGGTTAGTAAATATTTCTtctaattatgtttattttctgGAAAACAATcaggaattaaaaattattttaacttcaaagTATAACATATCATTTTTCTTTCGACGAAGACTGACATAAATGACAAAAATGACAATGACTTCAAAGCATAGACAACTTAAAGAggttagtatttatattatctgtctgtttgtgatCTGTGGTGTTCTGAGTTCTGCAATCCACCACTTATGGACACTTAATGCTGCGTACACACTATGGAGTCTACACTCCATAGTACACACACATGACtacaaacaacaataaaaaccTGCCAAATGGTTGCCTGGCGAAATCGCTTGGCTAGTATATTACAGATGGCAAACATGGCACACGAGTTTGTGGCAGCAATTACTTGCGGCTAGACATAcgagtatttttatttgaacaaacatggcaaatacaaacaaaaataagcaaTTAGCCAGCCACACGTTCGTATTTGATGTATGTTGTTCGCTGTTTGCCGTTGTTAGCCAAGGCGGCttcacacaatattttttattataattttaacccGTTATTTTTCAGGGTTTTGTGTGTAAAATCAATAgatacacatatttttttaatctgtgatATTTTGTGGCAATTTGTATTCTGTGGGACCAAAAGTGTCTATGCTAATATCGGGTTGAGGTCTTAAAACATtgatgtatttctttttttcggAATTTACTACTTCATTTactaattattatctatttactGTTGACCTGCGTATTGTgttattatacatacataagaATATACATAGGTATGAAAGTTGATTAcagttttattgcttttttattagaatcatattttttatgattttgttgtcttaaattattatgttatatacttaataatttttgtttagtaaataa
This Pararge aegeria chromosome 3, ilParAegt1.1, whole genome shotgun sequence DNA region includes the following protein-coding sequences:
- the LOC120637432 gene encoding RNA-binding protein 39 isoform X1, which produces MAEDLDVEAMLEAPYIKSDNTSSSKHRSDKYSDKHRDREKESNRRRSRSRDRRKSRDRDVRRSKERDDRKDRDRDRGDRDRRDRDKDRSNRDRDRDRDKDREREREREKRRSKDKERERSKDREKSRDKHLSRRERSREKEKVREEEKVREPERTEYRSKSRGVEPKLEDLPPEERDLRTVFCMQLSQRIRAKDLEEFFSSVGKVRDVRLITCNKTRRFKGIAYIEFKDAESVPLALGLTGQKLLGIPIIVQHTQAEKNRVGNTLPNLAPKTSNGPTRLYVGSLHFNINEDMLRGIFEPFGKIDHIQLMTDPDTGKSKGYGFLTFHHAADAKKAMEQLNGFELAGRPMKVGNVTERTDGGSSTRFDADELDRAGVDLGATGRLQLMFKLAEGTGLQIPPAAASVLMGAGSTLVAAQPQVAPPIATQCFMLNNMFDPASESNPSWDIEIRDDVISECNKHGGVLHVYVDKASPQGNVYCKCPTIATAVASVNSLHGRWFAGRVITAAYVPLINYHSLFPDAMTALTLLLPTRQR
- the LOC120637432 gene encoding RNA-binding protein 39 isoform X2 yields the protein MDNTSSSKHRSDKYSDKHRDREKESNRRRSRSRDRRKSRDRDVRRSKERDDRKDRDRDRGDRDRRDRDKDRSNRDRDRDRDKDREREREREKRRSKDKERERSKDREKSRDKHLSRRERSREKEKVREEEKVREPERTEYRSKSRGVEPKLEDLPPEERDLRTVFCMQLSQRIRAKDLEEFFSSVGKVRDVRLITCNKTRRFKGIAYIEFKDAESVPLALGLTGQKLLGIPIIVQHTQAEKNRVGNTLPNLAPKTSNGPTRLYVGSLHFNINEDMLRGIFEPFGKIDHIQLMTDPDTGKSKGYGFLTFHHAADAKKAMEQLNGFELAGRPMKVGNVTERTDGGSSTRFDADELDRAGVDLGATGRLQLMFKLAEGTGLQIPPAAASVLMGAGSTLVAAQPQVAPPIATQCFMLNNMFDPASESNPSWDIEIRDDVISECNKHGGVLHVYVDKASPQGNVYCKCPTIATAVASVNSLHGRWFAGRVITAAYVPLINYHSLFPDAMTALTLLLPTRQR